A genome region from Deinococcus seoulensis includes the following:
- the nusB gene encoding transcription antitermination factor NusB, protein MTRRREKAAAPVGTRRAAREFAFRVLFEADRGDLPMQSVFNRAESAMRAGDDTFPVLSEEALVFAQQLVSGISAARPDIDATLRRTIRGWSFDQMAQTDLNILRLATFEMTGTTEPHPPIIESAVRIARKFGGDDSGRFVNGVLAGLSRALPRPETPAAPAPQREVFEQPADTTAPASDASATHPAAPRTPGEPE, encoded by the coding sequence ATGACCCGCCGCCGCGAGAAGGCCGCCGCGCCCGTCGGCACCCGCCGCGCCGCCCGCGAATTCGCGTTCCGGGTGCTGTTCGAGGCGGACCGGGGCGACCTGCCCATGCAGAGCGTCTTCAACCGCGCCGAGAGCGCCATGCGCGCCGGTGACGACACCTTCCCGGTCCTCAGCGAGGAGGCGCTGGTGTTCGCGCAGCAACTCGTGAGCGGCATCAGCGCCGCCCGCCCGGATATCGACGCGACCCTGCGCCGCACCATCCGCGGCTGGAGCTTCGACCAGATGGCGCAGACGGACCTGAACATCCTGCGACTGGCGACCTTCGAGATGACCGGCACGACCGAACCGCACCCGCCCATCATCGAGAGCGCCGTGCGTATCGCCCGCAAGTTCGGCGGTGACGACTCCGGCCGTTTCGTGAACGGCGTGCTGGCCGGCCTGAGCCGCGCGCTGCCCCGCCCGGAAACCCCGGCCGCGCCCGCCCCGCAGCGCGAGGTGTTCGAACAACCCGCAGACACCACGGCCCCCGCGTCCGACGCCTCTGCCACCCACCCCGCCGCGCCCCGCACGCCCGGCGAACCCGAGTGA
- the wecB gene encoding non-hydrolyzing UDP-N-acetylglucosamine 2-epimerase translates to MTRSTDTAPTDTAPAGREFTVVLAFGTRPEATKMAPVYRALEATPGMRPLILSTGQQRQMLDAALSVFSLTPDRDLNVMTDRQTLADLTARIVPQAGRTLREMGADMVLVHGDTSTSFCVALSAFYEGIPVGHVEAGLRSGNLREPFPEEANRRLTGVLSTLDFAPTNGSRDNLRREGKSDHGIFVTGQTAVDAVREVAGRVPLRPEWQARVDAAQPLVTVTMHRRENQPMMREMAQALARVAQAHPDHHFIYPVHLSPAVQEAVRPALEGVPNFELTEPLDYSDMAPLMAASRLLATDSGGLQEEGAALGVPVAVLRNVTERPEGVEAGVLKLAGNDPAQLETVLKGLLGNDTELQGMREARNPYGDGQAAGRIAQAIAWHFGLTERPADWQ, encoded by the coding sequence ATGACCCGTTCTACCGACACCGCCCCCACCGACACCGCCCCGGCAGGCCGCGAATTCACGGTCGTCCTGGCGTTCGGCACCCGCCCCGAGGCGACCAAGATGGCCCCGGTGTACCGCGCGCTGGAAGCCACGCCCGGCATGCGGCCCCTGATCCTCTCGACCGGACAGCAACGGCAGATGCTGGACGCCGCCCTGAGCGTGTTCTCGCTCACCCCGGACCGCGACCTGAACGTCATGACCGACCGGCAGACCCTGGCGGACCTGACCGCCCGGATCGTCCCGCAGGCCGGACGGACCCTGCGCGAGATGGGCGCCGACATGGTCCTCGTGCACGGCGACACCAGCACCAGCTTCTGCGTGGCCCTCAGCGCCTTCTACGAGGGCATCCCGGTCGGGCACGTCGAGGCCGGACTGCGCAGCGGTAACCTGCGCGAACCCTTCCCCGAGGAAGCCAACCGCCGCCTGACCGGCGTGCTGAGCACCCTGGACTTCGCGCCCACGAACGGCAGCCGCGACAACCTGCGCCGCGAGGGCAAGAGCGACCACGGCATCTTCGTGACCGGCCAGACCGCCGTGGACGCCGTGCGCGAGGTCGCCGGGCGCGTTCCGCTGCGCCCGGAGTGGCAGGCGCGCGTGGACGCCGCTCAGCCGCTGGTGACCGTCACCATGCACCGCCGCGAGAACCAGCCCATGATGCGCGAGATGGCCCAGGCGCTCGCCCGCGTGGCACAGGCGCACCCGGACCATCACTTCATCTACCCCGTGCACCTGTCGCCCGCCGTGCAGGAAGCCGTGCGGCCCGCGCTGGAAGGCGTGCCGAACTTCGAACTGACCGAACCGCTCGACTACAGCGACATGGCCCCCCTGATGGCCGCCTCGCGCCTGCTCGCCACCGACAGCGGCGGCCTGCAGGAGGAAGGCGCCGCGCTGGGCGTGCCGGTCGCCGTGCTGCGCAACGTCACGGAACGCCCCGAGGGTGTCGAGGCCGGCGTGCTGAAACTCGCCGGGAACGACCCCGCGCAACTCGAAACCGTCCTGAAGGGCCTGCTGGGCAACGACACCGAACTGCAGGGCATGCGCGAGGCCCGCAACCCCTACGGTGACGGACAGGCCGCCGGACGGATCGCGCAGGCCATCGCGTGGCACTTCGGCCTGACCGAACGCCCCGCCGACTGGCAGTAA
- a CDS encoding divergent PAP2 family protein, translating into MNSFADLIGNRWLWVAVLSSTGAQVMKVLLILLIERRWRPAAFMETGGMPSSHSAMVAALTTGVGITEGVGSPLFAASAVFALIVMYDATGVRHSSGQQARLLNDLVEELRAVVREGFAPLPLRVLMGHTYLEVLVGTLIGIAAGFIAFGGQSA; encoded by the coding sequence GTGAACTCCTTCGCTGACCTGATCGGCAACCGCTGGCTGTGGGTCGCGGTCCTCAGCAGCACGGGCGCGCAGGTCATGAAGGTCCTGCTGATCCTGCTGATCGAACGCCGCTGGCGGCCCGCCGCGTTCATGGAGACCGGCGGCATGCCCAGCAGTCACAGCGCCATGGTCGCCGCCCTGACCACCGGCGTCGGCATCACCGAGGGAGTCGGCAGTCCGCTGTTCGCCGCGAGCGCCGTGTTCGCCCTGATCGTCATGTACGACGCGACCGGCGTGCGCCACAGCAGCGGCCAGCAGGCCCGGCTGCTGAACGACCTCGTCGAGGAACTGCGCGCCGTCGTCCGCGAGGGCTTCGCGCCGCTGCCCCTGCGCGTCCTGATGGGCCACACGTACCTCGAAGTGCTCGTCGGCACCCTGATCGGCATTGCCGCCGGGTTCATCGCCTTCGGAGGCCAGAGCGCCTGA
- a CDS encoding DUF3208 domain-containing protein produces MLCGVSTSEPQAGGRAAVRLLQGYVWHPQGADIELEHYLPHELDLTSGTADDQEAAHVLWDGVTPPFAFFENGEPTASQAFYQFTVLRVYGERPSNDALHDDAAAASQLLGPLLDGTPDGFGWQLWEDLRDL; encoded by the coding sequence ATGCTGTGCGGCGTGAGTACCAGTGAACCGCAGGCCGGGGGCCGCGCTGCTGTCCGCCTGTTGCAGGGGTATGTGTGGCATCCGCAGGGCGCCGACATCGAGCTTGAACATTACCTGCCGCACGAGCTGGACCTGACCTCCGGCACCGCCGACGACCAGGAGGCCGCGCACGTCCTGTGGGACGGCGTGACCCCGCCGTTCGCGTTCTTCGAGAACGGCGAACCGACCGCCTCGCAGGCGTTCTACCAGTTCACGGTGCTGCGCGTGTACGGCGAGCGGCCCAGCAACGACGCCCTGCACGACGACGCTGCTGCAGCCAGTCAACTGCTGGGGCCGCTGCTGGACGGCACGCCCGATGGTTTTGGCTGGCAACTGTGGGAGGACCTGCGCGACCTATGA
- a CDS encoding Asp23/Gls24 family envelope stress response protein translates to MATNTEIEISKSVLTDIAATTLEGIEGAEIAAATLKVGEVLRNQNPGRKARALRVTREGNDVTVEVGLNVEFGRNLLALSEKAQQAVRENIELMTGLKVRAVNVTVQNVCLPKGSAA, encoded by the coding sequence ATGGCAACCAACACCGAAATCGAAATCAGCAAGAGTGTCCTGACCGACATCGCCGCCACCACCCTCGAAGGCATCGAGGGTGCCGAGATCGCCGCCGCGACCCTGAAGGTCGGCGAGGTGCTGCGCAACCAGAACCCCGGCCGCAAGGCCCGCGCGCTGCGCGTCACCCGCGAAGGCAACGACGTGACGGTCGAAGTCGGCCTGAACGTCGAATTCGGCCGGAACCTGCTGGCGCTCAGCGAGAAGGCCCAGCAGGCTGTCCGTGAGAACATCGAACTGATGACCGGCCTGAAGGTCCGCGCCGTGAACGTCACCGTGCAGAACGTCTGCCTGCCCAAAGGCAGCGCCGCATGA
- a CDS encoding NADH-quinone oxidoreductase subunit 15, whose translation MSHADDSALYTQWVTLLGWLEGSAAARGLTFEKVADFPDYIYRMERPYDLPTTVMSASVGVGGQPLLIAAVSPRHVDLKGVSLRLMGGSKHWHLHAGSGGTLLEGKRPFTRERLDALLDGALRSNAV comes from the coding sequence ATGTCACATGCAGATGATTCGGCGCTGTACACGCAGTGGGTCACGCTTCTGGGCTGGCTGGAAGGCAGCGCGGCGGCCCGCGGCCTGACGTTCGAGAAGGTCGCGGACTTCCCGGACTACATCTACCGCATGGAACGCCCCTACGACCTGCCCACCACCGTCATGAGTGCCAGCGTGGGCGTGGGCGGGCAGCCGCTGCTGATCGCGGCCGTCAGCCCCCGCCACGTGGACCTGAAAGGCGTGTCGCTGCGCCTTATGGGCGGTAGCAAGCACTGGCACCTGCACGCCGGGAGCGGCGGCACGCTCCTGGAAGGCAAACGTCCCTTCACGCGCGAGCGGCTGGACGCACTGCTGGACGGCGCCCTGCGCAGCAACGCCGTGTAA
- a CDS encoding transcriptional regulator encodes MTSATAAPATAGQEASGQAAGGPVVAIPVYAGVSELELGVMMTVCRLCGGEGAALTVNRSRASIVTAGGLVSTPHVLYAALPEPAGLLLPGGPGAARASRDPLLRAFLAGHAALPTGASGSGALLCGEAGTLTGRVVGGPADLEDTLWGFGVAGVQAGQVVTDGPLMTTPAGLPALQAALHVAAHVWGEAAAAQAAEQIGYRPL; translated from the coding sequence ATGACCTCCGCCACGGCCGCACCGGCGACTGCCGGGCAGGAGGCCTCCGGGCAGGCTGCGGGCGGGCCGGTCGTGGCGATTCCCGTGTACGCCGGGGTCAGCGAACTGGAACTGGGCGTCATGATGACCGTCTGCCGCCTGTGCGGCGGCGAGGGCGCGGCCCTGACCGTGAACCGCTCGCGGGCCAGTATCGTCACGGCGGGCGGGCTGGTCAGCACGCCGCACGTGCTGTACGCGGCGCTGCCGGAACCGGCGGGCCTGCTGCTGCCCGGCGGTCCCGGCGCGGCGCGTGCCAGCCGGGACCCGCTGCTGCGCGCGTTCCTGGCGGGGCACGCGGCCCTGCCGACCGGCGCTTCGGGCAGCGGGGCGCTGCTGTGCGGCGAGGCGGGCACCCTGACCGGGCGCGTGGTGGGCGGCCCCGCCGACCTGGAGGACACCCTGTGGGGCTTCGGCGTGGCGGGCGTGCAGGCCGGGCAGGTCGTGACCGACGGGCCGCTGATGACCACCCCGGCGGGGCTGCCCGCCCTGCAGGCGGCGCTGCACGTGGCGGCGCACGTGTGGGGCGAGGCGGCTGCCGCGCAGGCCGCCGAGCAGATCGGTTACCGGCCACTCTGA
- a CDS encoding diacylglycerol/lipid kinase family protein: MTPDGPTVPVPHLAVVLNPNAGGGLALRSWPRLQRELTARGLSHELIREDSGDAALTRLRALPPGTAVMAVGGDGTVGALLPALVGTQRPLAIVPLGTGNDFAGLLGLRPGAFAEALDRLHYQPRAVDALRVTVVQGDEAGQSFVLLNGLGMGFDSDVTANMTRAPRHLRGFARYAWSAVATIRELNLTRVTITADDQILYAGPSGIVAIMNGTRYGGGFRISPESDVRDGQVNVIAGGHMNRRQLTRLMLSVLRGTHLRDPRVTTRAARTVHVHWNAPVRIHLDGDLHGHVTELHVETLPGAVHLLNA; encoded by the coding sequence GTGACCCCCGATGGCCCGACCGTTCCCGTTCCGCACCTCGCGGTGGTTCTCAACCCAAACGCCGGAGGCGGACTGGCCCTGCGGTCCTGGCCGCGCCTGCAACGGGAACTCACCGCCCGCGGCCTCAGCCACGAACTGATCCGCGAGGACAGCGGCGACGCCGCCCTGACCCGCCTGCGCGCCCTGCCGCCCGGCACGGCCGTCATGGCCGTCGGCGGGGACGGCACGGTGGGCGCGCTGCTGCCCGCCCTGGTCGGAACGCAGCGCCCTCTGGCCATCGTGCCGCTGGGCACCGGGAACGACTTCGCGGGCCTGCTGGGCCTGCGGCCCGGCGCGTTCGCCGAGGCGCTCGACCGCCTGCACTACCAGCCGCGCGCCGTGGACGCCCTGCGCGTCACCGTCGTGCAGGGCGACGAGGCCGGACAGTCATTCGTCCTGCTCAACGGCCTGGGCATGGGCTTCGACTCGGACGTCACCGCCAACATGACCCGCGCCCCACGCCACCTGCGGGGCTTCGCCCGTTACGCCTGGTCGGCCGTCGCCACCATCCGCGAACTGAACCTCACGCGCGTCACCATCACCGCCGACGATCAGATCCTCTACGCGGGACCCAGCGGCATCGTGGCCATCATGAACGGCACCCGCTACGGCGGCGGATTCCGCATCAGCCCCGAAAGCGACGTGCGCGACGGACAGGTCAACGTCATCGCGGGCGGCCACATGAACCGCCGGCAACTCACCCGCCTGATGCTCAGCGTGCTGCGCGGCACGCACCTCCGCGACCCGCGCGTCACCACCCGCGCCGCCCGCACCGTCCACGTCCACTGGAACGCCCCGGTCCGAATACACCTCGACGGCGACCTGCACGGCCACGTGACCGAACTACACGTCGAAACCCTGCCCGGCGCCGTGCACCTCCTGAACGCCTGA
- a CDS encoding bifunctional 5,10-methylenetetrahydrofolate dehydrogenase/5,10-methenyltetrahydrofolate cyclohydrolase, giving the protein MTTDRAAARTDAARTLGGPPAAAALLDAATRLAATLPVTPSIAFIRVGDDPASESYVRGKAKKAAELGLHSAVYALPDDTTQADLHALIGTLNADHGVHGVLLQLPLPAHLNADAALACIDPRKDVDGLHPVSAGLLWQGQPGLRPCTPAGVMALLDHYRIPVAGQHAVIVGRSALVGRPLAGLLLNADATVTVAHRATPDLGDVTRRADLLIVAAGQAHLITPDMVRPGATVIDVGINRVPTDTGKARLTGDVHPDVAAVAGALTPVPGGVGPMTVAQLMMNTVQAAQNQTVHGHADQSNGASGELLR; this is encoded by the coding sequence GTGACCACGGACCGGGCCGCCGCCCGGACAGACGCCGCCCGGACCCTGGGCGGCCCACCCGCCGCCGCCGCGCTGCTGGACGCCGCGACCCGGCTGGCCGCCACGCTGCCCGTCACGCCGTCCATCGCGTTCATCCGCGTCGGAGACGACCCGGCCAGTGAAAGTTACGTGCGCGGCAAGGCGAAGAAAGCCGCCGAACTGGGCCTGCACAGCGCCGTGTACGCCCTGCCGGACGACACCACCCAGGCGGACCTGCACGCCCTGATCGGCACCCTGAACGCCGACCACGGCGTGCACGGCGTGCTGCTGCAACTGCCGCTGCCCGCCCACCTGAACGCCGACGCGGCCCTGGCCTGCATCGACCCGCGCAAGGACGTGGACGGCCTGCACCCGGTCAGCGCCGGGCTGCTGTGGCAGGGGCAGCCGGGCCTGCGCCCCTGCACGCCCGCCGGGGTGATGGCCCTGCTGGACCACTACCGCATTCCGGTCGCCGGGCAGCACGCCGTGATCGTGGGCCGCAGCGCCCTGGTCGGGCGGCCCCTGGCGGGCCTGCTGCTGAACGCCGACGCGACCGTCACCGTCGCCCACCGCGCCACGCCGGACCTGGGCGACGTGACCCGCCGCGCCGACCTGCTGATCGTCGCGGCCGGACAGGCGCACCTGATCACACCCGACATGGTGCGCCCCGGCGCGACCGTCATCGACGTGGGCATCAACCGCGTGCCCACTGACACTGGCAAGGCCCGCCTGACCGGCGACGTGCACCCGGACGTGGCCGCCGTGGCCGGGGCGCTGACACCCGTGCCGGGCGGGGTCGGTCCCATGACGGTCGCGCAACTGATGATGAACACCGTCCAGGCTGCCCAGAACCAGACAGTGCATGGGCACGCCGACCAGTCGAACGGAGCGAGCGGTGAACTCCTTCGCTGA
- a CDS encoding MraY family glycosyltransferase, translated as MDSLQAFASQFGIANPAGRGFLSVLVTFFTAWLFTWAFIPRLREFAIRVGWADQPNERRLNKEPLPNAGGLAIYGGFLVSIIVAWALRPIAVDIVNIQVLAILLGASMLVLVGFIDDQYGLTPLSRLLVQTLAAVLLLVNDLRIDFNAIPFLPVLPEPLSTVLGTLMTIVWVLALTNAVNLLDGVDGVVGGVAFVASFVLLATAAQFTDRAAAVILLAGLSGAALGYLRHNFNPSRIIMGDAGSTLFGFTLAAVSLLGTLKFSAGASLLVPLIVLALPLLDTTQVVIGRLARGIRNPLGHPDKTHIHHRVLARTDSARRTAVILWLVALACGALGMSLQGLPPTATGGTILAALACLMFVAYRRVRADHREQADRSTSKEGN; from the coding sequence ATGGATTCATTGCAGGCGTTTGCTTCTCAATTCGGTATTGCCAACCCGGCCGGGCGCGGCTTTCTCAGCGTGCTGGTCACGTTCTTCACCGCGTGGCTGTTCACCTGGGCGTTCATTCCGCGCCTGCGGGAGTTCGCCATCCGGGTCGGCTGGGCCGATCAGCCCAACGAACGCCGCCTGAACAAGGAGCCGCTCCCGAACGCCGGGGGGCTGGCCATCTACGGCGGGTTCCTGGTGAGCATCATCGTGGCGTGGGCGCTGCGGCCCATCGCGGTGGACATCGTGAACATCCAGGTGCTGGCGATCCTGCTGGGCGCGTCCATGCTGGTCCTGGTGGGGTTCATCGACGATCAGTACGGCCTGACGCCGCTGTCGCGCCTGCTGGTGCAGACCCTGGCGGCCGTGCTGCTGCTGGTCAACGACCTGCGCATCGACTTCAACGCCATTCCGTTCCTGCCGGTCTTGCCCGAACCGCTCAGCACGGTCCTGGGGACCCTGATGACCATCGTGTGGGTGCTGGCCCTCACGAACGCCGTGAATCTGCTCGACGGCGTGGACGGCGTGGTGGGCGGCGTGGCGTTCGTGGCGAGCTTCGTGCTGCTGGCCACCGCTGCGCAGTTCACGGACCGCGCCGCCGCCGTGATCCTGCTCGCCGGACTGTCCGGCGCGGCCCTGGGATACCTGCGGCACAACTTCAACCCCAGCCGGATCATCATGGGAGACGCCGGCAGCACCCTGTTCGGGTTCACGCTGGCCGCCGTGAGCCTGCTCGGCACCCTGAAATTCAGCGCCGGGGCCAGTCTGCTCGTGCCGCTGATCGTGCTGGCCCTGCCGCTGCTGGACACCACGCAGGTCGTGATCGGCCGGCTGGCGCGCGGGATTCGCAACCCGCTGGGCCACCCGGACAAGACCCACATTCACCACCGGGTGCTGGCCCGCACGGACAGCGCCCGCCGCACCGCCGTGATCCTGTGGCTGGTCGCGCTGGCCTGCGGGGCGCTGGGCATGAGCCTGCAGGGCCTGCCGCCCACCGCGACCGGCGGGACGATCCTGGCCGCCCTGGCCTGCCTGATGTTCGTGGCGTACCGCCGCGTGCGTGCCGACCACCGCGAGCAGGCCGACCGCTCCACGTCCAAGGAAGGTAACTGA
- the ligA gene encoding NAD-dependent DNA ligase LigA — translation MDQAAFDRYLALRAEVARHNRAYHEQDAPEIPDSEYDALARDLRALETANPDWAARAAEADGNDLSPAQAVGGAPAGAFVPVNHPTPMTSLDNAFSDEELDDWREKLARALNLPADHDDFTFTGELKIDGLSVNLYYLNGELQWAATRGNGVTGEIVTAQVATVPGIPTSLPGLSGELEVRGEVYMSRADFAAFNEQAEELGTPLLKNPRNGAAGALRQKDPEVTRTRNLRAIFYSLGRRDGVPATTQGEVLAWLAAQGFPVSAYSETLRGLSAAADYHARMTARRQTFEFDADGTVLKLDPLRLQEEAGFTSRAPRWAIAYKFPVEEVETTLEAITVNVGRTGKLAPLAHLAPRLIEGSTVSRATLHNEDFIRDLGLYIGDTVVVRKSGGVIPQIMRVLHDRRPDGAQPFEFPTHCPECGHEVTRADGDANTYCPNPACPAQAFERIRYFVSRGAMDVRGIGEKLVAQLIESGLVRDVSDLYALNAEQLAGLERGGDKKAQNILAQLDASRTKPLWRLVNALGMNHVGERNAQALARAFGTLDALLAATPEQIEAVPGLGGVIAQSVTAALADPSMRGVLERLRAHGVTPAEEVTRRGEQLAGLNFVITGTLTRPRDAIKAQLEAAGGRVTGSVTGKTSFLIAGEEAGSKLTRAQELGVSVLTEAELADLLLERGVTDSAS, via the coding sequence ATGGATCAGGCTGCGTTTGACCGTTACCTTGCGCTGCGGGCCGAGGTCGCCCGCCACAACCGCGCGTACCACGAGCAGGACGCCCCGGAGATCCCGGACAGCGAGTACGACGCGCTGGCCCGCGACCTGCGCGCCCTGGAAACCGCGAACCCCGACTGGGCCGCCCGCGCCGCCGAGGCCGACGGCAACGACCTGAGCCCCGCGCAGGCGGTGGGCGGCGCGCCCGCCGGGGCCTTCGTGCCGGTCAACCACCCCACGCCCATGACCAGCCTCGACAACGCCTTCAGCGACGAGGAACTGGACGACTGGCGCGAGAAACTGGCCCGCGCCCTGAACCTCCCGGCCGACCACGACGACTTCACCTTCACGGGCGAACTGAAGATCGACGGCCTGAGCGTCAACCTGTACTACCTGAACGGCGAACTCCAGTGGGCCGCCACGCGCGGCAACGGCGTGACCGGCGAGATCGTGACCGCGCAGGTCGCCACCGTGCCCGGCATTCCCACCAGCCTGCCCGGCCTGAGCGGCGAACTGGAGGTGCGCGGCGAGGTGTACATGAGCCGCGCGGACTTCGCGGCGTTCAACGAGCAGGCCGAGGAACTCGGCACGCCCCTGCTGAAAAACCCCCGCAACGGCGCGGCGGGCGCGCTGCGGCAGAAGGACCCGGAAGTGACCCGCACCCGCAACCTCCGCGCGATCTTCTACTCGCTGGGCCGGCGCGACGGCGTGCCCGCCACCACCCAGGGCGAGGTGCTCGCGTGGCTGGCCGCGCAGGGCTTCCCGGTCAGCGCGTACAGCGAGACGCTGCGCGGCCTGAGCGCCGCCGCCGACTACCACGCCCGCATGACCGCCCGGCGCCAGACCTTCGAGTTCGACGCGGACGGCACCGTCCTGAAACTGGACCCGCTGCGCCTGCAGGAGGAGGCGGGCTTCACCAGCCGCGCGCCGAGGTGGGCGATCGCGTACAAGTTCCCGGTCGAGGAGGTCGAGACGACCCTGGAAGCCATCACCGTGAACGTGGGCCGCACCGGGAAACTCGCGCCGCTCGCGCACCTCGCGCCGCGCCTGATCGAGGGCAGCACCGTCAGCCGCGCCACGCTGCACAACGAGGACTTCATCCGTGACCTCGGACTGTACATCGGGGATACGGTCGTGGTCCGCAAGTCCGGCGGCGTGATCCCGCAGATCATGCGCGTCCTGCACGACAGACGCCCCGACGGCGCCCAGCCGTTCGAGTTCCCCACCCACTGCCCCGAGTGCGGCCACGAGGTCACCCGCGCCGACGGCGACGCGAACACCTACTGCCCGAACCCCGCCTGCCCCGCCCAGGCCTTCGAGCGCATCCGGTACTTCGTGTCGCGCGGCGCGATGGACGTGCGCGGCATCGGCGAGAAACTCGTCGCGCAACTCATCGAATCCGGACTGGTCCGGGACGTCTCTGACCTGTACGCCCTGAACGCTGAACAGCTGGCCGGACTGGAACGCGGCGGCGACAAGAAAGCGCAGAACATCCTCGCGCAACTCGACGCCAGCCGCACGAAACCGCTGTGGCGACTGGTGAACGCGCTCGGCATGAACCACGTGGGCGAACGCAACGCGCAGGCACTCGCCCGCGCCTTCGGCACGCTGGACGCCCTGCTGGCCGCCACGCCCGAACAGATCGAGGCTGTGCCCGGCCTGGGCGGCGTGATCGCCCAGAGCGTCACGGCGGCCCTGGCCGACCCCAGCATGCGCGGCGTCCTGGAGCGGCTGCGCGCCCACGGCGTCACCCCCGCCGAGGAGGTCACCCGGCGCGGCGAGCAGCTGGCGGGGCTCAACTTCGTGATCACCGGCACCCTGACCCGCCCGCGCGACGCCATCAAGGCGCAGCTGGAAGCCGCCGGGGGCCGCGTGACCGGCAGCGTCACCGGCAAGACCAGCTTCCTGATCGCCGGGGAAGAGGCGGGCAGCAAACTGACCCGCGCGCAGGAACTCGGCGTGAGCGTCCTGACCGAGGCCGAACTGGCCGACCTGCTGCTCGAACGGGGCGTCACGGACTCCGCCAGCTGA